From Salinicoccus roseus, one genomic window encodes:
- the truB gene encoding tRNA pseudouridine(55) synthase TruB yields MHGVIPVNKPKGLTSHDVVMCMRRILHMKKVGHTGTLDPEVTGVLPICIGEGTKLTEYLQTKKKRYHAEVTLGFSTDTEDQTGEVTGRSEGVTGISDEAIDQAIGSFPGSYHQMVPKYASVRVDGRKLYEYARKGIEVERPVREVFIHEIERTGRVEREAGLVRFSLDVSCSKGTYIRTLAVDIGRHLGVEAHMSALVRTESCGLTLDRAVTLEALQEGEPRDFIVPISELIEDLPSVEITDESFFFKIRNGQKMDKSDIIEKVGKDDADMVAFTSEGVPVGIYYDHPEHTDIMKPYKMFNI; encoded by the coding sequence ATGCATGGGGTAATACCTGTCAATAAACCAAAAGGACTGACCAGCCATGATGTGGTCATGTGCATGCGCAGGATACTGCATATGAAGAAGGTGGGACATACCGGCACGCTGGATCCGGAAGTTACAGGCGTCCTGCCGATCTGCATCGGGGAGGGGACCAAGCTCACCGAATATCTGCAGACGAAGAAGAAGCGTTATCACGCCGAGGTGACACTCGGATTCTCGACGGATACGGAAGACCAGACAGGTGAAGTCACCGGGAGAAGCGAGGGTGTCACGGGCATCTCCGATGAAGCGATCGATCAGGCGATCGGCTCCTTCCCGGGGAGCTACCATCAGATGGTGCCGAAGTATGCGTCCGTCAGGGTGGATGGACGGAAGCTGTATGAATATGCGCGGAAGGGCATTGAAGTCGAACGCCCCGTCAGGGAGGTCTTCATCCATGAGATAGAACGGACAGGCAGGGTGGAAAGGGAAGCGGGACTCGTACGGTTCAGTCTGGATGTGTCATGTTCGAAGGGGACGTACATACGTACGCTTGCTGTGGATATCGGAAGGCACCTTGGGGTCGAGGCCCACATGTCCGCCCTTGTCAGGACGGAATCATGCGGCCTTACACTGGATAGGGCAGTGACGCTCGAAGCACTCCAGGAAGGGGAGCCGCGGGACTTCATCGTGCCGATATCGGAACTCATCGAAGACCTTCCATCGGTCGAAATCACCGACGAATCCTTCTTTTTCAAAATTCGTAATGGGCAGAAGATGGATAAATCTGATATCATTGAAAAAGTAGGGAAAGATGATGCAGATATGGTCGCCTTTACAAGCGAAGGCGTACCCGTCGGCATATACTATGATCATCCTGAACACACGGATATAATGAAACCATACAAAATGTTCAATATATAA
- the rbfA gene encoding 30S ribosome-binding factor RbfA, with product MSNRHERVAEEIKKVVSEALRTKVSDPDIGMVTVTDVELTKEMEIATIYYTSLNDNREEVEAGLDRAKGLVRSEVAKEIRIRKAPELQFKYDTSIEYGHKIENLLNEIKDK from the coding sequence ATGAGCAACAGACATGAAAGAGTTGCCGAAGAGATAAAGAAAGTGGTGAGTGAGGCACTCCGCACAAAAGTATCAGATCCCGATATCGGGATGGTTACAGTGACGGATGTCGAACTGACCAAGGAGATGGAGATTGCGACGATCTACTACACTTCCCTGAACGACAACAGGGAGGAAGTGGAAGCGGGGCTCGACCGGGCGAAAGGTCTGGTCCGCTCCGAAGTGGCAAAGGAAATCAGGATAAGAAAAGCGCCGGAACTGCAGTTCAAGTATGATACTTCCATTGAGTACGGCCATAAGATCGAAAATCTTCTGAATGAAATCAAAGACAAATAA
- the ribF gene encoding riboflavin biosynthesis protein RibF has protein sequence MKIYRLHYPHDQQELNLEPSAVAVGFFDGLHRGHEDVIGRMEDIAEAEGLKKAVMTFDPHPSVVLSPKKQRTTYLTPLDIKLEMLDEKGIDYCFVINFSSALAGLEPDFFVDQYIVRMNVREVVAGFDFTYGRYGRGTIDTLKAHDEFNTTGVEKITEGGEKISTTRIREALANNELEHANLILGRPYEVKGVVVQGEKRGRTIGFPTANIEPEYRYHLPAKGVYAVTLRLDNEDRIYSGVCNVGVKPTFHDNMERVSIEVHLFDFDRSIYGENVTVYWHHFIRREQKFSGIDELTGQIAKDKQKAVELLENI, from the coding sequence ATGAAAATTTACAGACTCCACTATCCACATGATCAGCAAGAACTCAATCTGGAACCTTCTGCAGTCGCGGTGGGCTTCTTCGACGGTCTCCACAGGGGCCATGAGGATGTCATCGGCAGAATGGAGGATATCGCGGAAGCGGAAGGCCTGAAGAAGGCGGTGATGACCTTCGATCCGCATCCGTCGGTCGTCCTGAGTCCGAAGAAACAGCGTACGACATATTTGACGCCGCTTGACATCAAGCTTGAGATGCTTGATGAGAAGGGGATCGACTACTGCTTCGTCATCAACTTCTCAAGTGCCCTGGCCGGGCTTGAGCCCGACTTCTTCGTCGATCAGTACATCGTGCGGATGAATGTCAGGGAAGTGGTGGCCGGCTTCGACTTTACATACGGCAGGTATGGCAGGGGCACCATCGATACACTGAAGGCCCATGATGAATTCAACACGACCGGTGTTGAAAAGATTACAGAGGGCGGAGAGAAGATATCGACGACACGCATCCGTGAGGCTCTGGCCAACAACGAGCTGGAGCATGCCAACCTGATCCTCGGGCGCCCCTATGAAGTGAAGGGCGTCGTCGTCCAGGGTGAGAAGCGCGGGCGTACAATCGGATTCCCGACCGCCAATATCGAACCCGAATACCGGTACCATCTTCCGGCGAAGGGCGTCTATGCAGTGACCCTGCGGCTCGATAATGAAGACAGGATCTACAGCGGGGTATGCAATGTCGGGGTCAAACCGACCTTCCACGACAATATGGAACGCGTGTCGATTGAAGTGCACCTGTTCGACTTCGACCGCAGCATCTATGGGGAGAATGTGACCGTCTACTGGCACCATTTCATACGCAGGGAGCAGAAGTTCTCCGGCATCGATGAGCTGACGGGACAGATTGCGAAAGATAAGCAAAAAGCCGTTGAACTACTTGAAAACATATGA
- the rpsO gene encoding 30S ribosomal protein S15: MAITQERKNELIQEYRTHESDTGSPEVQIAVLTAEITALNDHLRIHKKDHHSRRGLLKMVGRRKHLLTYLRNKDIQRYRELIKRLGLRR, from the coding sequence ATGGCAATTACACAAGAACGCAAAAATGAACTGATTCAGGAATACCGTACGCATGAATCCGATACAGGATCACCAGAGGTGCAGATCGCTGTACTGACTGCTGAAATCACAGCACTCAACGATCACCTGCGCATCCACAAGAAAGACCACCACTCCAGAAGAGGTCTTCTCAAAATGGTCGGACGCAGAAAACACCTGCTGACTTACCTGCGTAACAAAGATATTCAGAGATACCGTGAACTGATCAAAAGACTCGGTCTCCGTCGATAA